One window from the genome of Roseisolibacter agri encodes:
- a CDS encoding glycosyltransferase family 2 protein encodes MPITDTPSPEAAVDEDASWRPSAPPVPVPAPAAHPGAAALAAQLTVLVPAYNEGASIGDTIRSLLAQTVRVAEVVVIDDCSTDDTADVARALGVRVLTPPANTGCKAGAQNFALAHVDTAFTMAVDADTTLAPDAIERLLRVFADPNVACACGLVLPRHVRTIWERGRYVEYLFAFTFYKQVQDYYGAPLIASGCFSAYRTDVLRAQGGWSMRTLAEDMDLTWSLYRAGHAVRFVHDAVCYPVEPHNWSFLHKQLKRWSHGFVQNVRLHWDGVLEVPYLRSAVAVSVWDATVAALVYLFLLPVLALVTGDLRWLLGYALDLPALAVPVVVGALPRGEVGKALASLPAFLVIRVVNAAFFLRAAWSEWVLGRTFRVFEKGH; translated from the coding sequence ATGCCGATCACCGACACACCGTCTCCCGAGGCCGCGGTCGACGAGGACGCGTCCTGGCGCCCGTCCGCGCCGCCAGTGCCCGTGCCCGCGCCCGCCGCGCACCCCGGCGCCGCCGCGCTGGCCGCGCAGCTGACCGTGCTCGTGCCCGCGTACAACGAGGGCGCGAGCATCGGCGACACGATCCGCAGCCTGCTCGCGCAGACGGTGCGCGTCGCCGAGGTGGTCGTGATCGACGACTGCTCCACCGACGACACCGCCGACGTCGCGCGCGCGCTCGGCGTGCGCGTGCTGACGCCGCCCGCGAACACCGGCTGCAAGGCCGGCGCGCAGAACTTCGCGCTCGCGCATGTCGACACGGCGTTCACGATGGCCGTCGACGCCGACACCACGCTCGCGCCCGACGCGATCGAGCGGCTGCTGCGCGTGTTCGCGGACCCGAACGTCGCCTGCGCGTGCGGGCTGGTGCTGCCGCGCCACGTGCGCACCATCTGGGAGCGCGGCCGCTACGTCGAGTACCTGTTCGCCTTCACCTTCTACAAGCAGGTGCAGGACTACTACGGCGCGCCGCTCATCGCGTCCGGGTGCTTCAGCGCGTACCGCACCGACGTGCTGCGCGCGCAGGGCGGCTGGTCCATGCGCACGCTCGCCGAGGACATGGACCTCACGTGGAGCCTGTACCGCGCGGGGCACGCCGTGCGCTTCGTCCACGACGCGGTCTGCTACCCGGTGGAGCCGCACAACTGGTCGTTCCTGCACAAGCAGCTGAAGCGCTGGTCGCACGGCTTCGTGCAGAACGTGCGGCTGCACTGGGACGGCGTGCTCGAGGTGCCGTACCTGCGCTCCGCAGTCGCCGTCTCCGTGTGGGACGCGACGGTCGCGGCGCTCGTGTACCTCTTCCTGCTGCCGGTGCTGGCGCTCGTCACCGGCGACCTGCGCTGGCTGCTGGGCTACGCGCTCGACCTGCCGGCGCTCGCGGTGCCGGTGGTCGTCGGCGCGCTGCCGCGCGGCGAGGTGGGGAAGGCGCTCGCGAGCCTGCCCGCGTTCCTCGTCATCCGCGTCGTGAACGCGGCCTTCTTCCTGCGCGCCGCGTGGTCCGAGTGGGTGCTCGGCCGCACGTTCCGCGTCTTCGAGAAGGGACACTAG